ATTACGGCATGACCCACGGGGCTGCCAAACTGGTGGAAGCATTCGGGGATGAGACCCAGAAACGGCTGTACATGAAAAAAATGTTTGCAGGCGTCTGGGGCGGCACCATGCTGCTCACCGAGCCTGAAGCAGGATCTGATGTCGGGGCCCTGACCACCACGGCGGAAAAAAATCCGGACGGCACCTATTCCATCAAAGGAGCCAAGATTTTCATCTCCGCCGGAGAACATGATCTGTGCGACAACATTATTCATCCGGTCCTGGCAAGGATCCCGGGGGCACCGGCCGGCACCAGAGGCATCTCTTTGTTTCTGGTCCCCAAATATCGGGTGAATGATGACGGTTCTTTAGGGGAGTTCAACAACGTGGTGTGCACGGGCCTGGAAAAGAAAATGGGTATCCACGGCAATGCCACGGCATCCTTGTCTTTAGGCGATAAAGGCCCGTGTATCGGCACGTTGCTGGGGCAAGAGAACAAAGGCATGCCGGCCATGTTCAAGATGATGAACGAAGCCCGGGCCTTTGTGGGGCTCCAGGGATTTGCCGTGGCTTCCGCGTCTTACATGTATGCCCTGGACTATGCCAGAACAAGAATCCAGGGGCGGCATCTGACGGCCGGCAAAGACCCGGAAGCCAAAAACGTTCCCATTATCCAGCATCCGGATGTCAAGCGGCAGCTGCTCAACATGAAGGCCTGTACTGAAGGCATGCGGTCTTTGCACTATTATTACGCCTGGTGCAACGATGTGGTTCACACCACGGACGATGCCCAGGTCAAAGCCGACACCGCCGCCATGGTGGAGGTGCTCACCCCCATTGTCAAGGGCTATGTCACGGACAAGGCCCTGGAGGTCTGCTCCCACGGGGTCCAGATCTACGGCGGATACGGGTATATCAGCGAATATCCCGTGGAGCAGCTCATGCGGGATGCACGGATTTTCATGATCTATGAGGGCACCAACGGGATCCAGGCCATGGATCTGTTAGGCAGAAAACTGTCCATGAACGGCGGAAAAGCGTTTCAGTACTTTATTGACCGCATGAAACAGACCATTGAACAATTCAAAGACACGGAAGGGGTTCAGGATCTGAGCACGAAAGTGTCCCATGCCGTGTCCCGGCTGGAGGCACTGGCCAAAGAGATCGGTGCCCGGTCCCGGTCGGAAAAGGTATTGAATGCCTATGCCTTTGCCCACCCGTTTCTGGAAGTGACCGGAGATGTCACCTTTGCCTGGATGCTCTTGTGGCGGGCCGGGGTTGCGGCCCCCAAACTGGCCAAAAAAACCGGCACCCTGGACAGAAATGCAGTGGCCCGGACAGCGGGAAAAAACAAAGACGCCGCGTTTTATGCCGGACAAATGGAAACGGCCCGGTTTTTTATTCATACACTGTTGCCGGCCACCTATGGTAAAATGGATGCGATTCTGGATGGAGATCCTTGTGTGGAACATATCCAGGATCTGTCTTTTGGATCCAAATAACAGGAGAAAAATCATGTTTGAATATGTTAAAAAAAGTCTGCTCACCGGCGTGGGCATGGCCCTGCGTTCCAAATCCGAGATCAAAGAACTGGCCGAAGAACTGGCCAAATCCACCCAGATGAGCCAGGCGGAAGCCAAAGAGTTTCTGGAAGAATGCCAGCATCGATACGAGGATGCCAGAGTGAAACTGGACCGGCGCATGGAAGAAACCGTGGAAAAAATACTCAAACGGCTGGATCTTCCCACCCGGGCTGACATCCGGGATCTGAATACCCGAATTGACGATCTGGTCAAAAAAATAGAAGCCAGAGACTGATACCGTGTTTTCATGCTCAGCATCAAAAAAATAGGTACTGTGGGAAAACGGTACCGGAATCTGATCCGGTACCGGCAGATCATCGGCATCATTCTCAAGTATGGTTTCGACAACATCCTGGGTGCCCTGGACATTGACCGGTACATTGAATCCGGCCTGAAACTGATTCCGTTTTACCACCCCCATGAACGGGTGGAAAAACTGTCCCGGAATCAGCGGATCCGCATGGCTTTAGAGGAGCTGGGTCCCACATTTGTCAAAATGGGGCAGGTGTTGTCCTCCCGGCCGGATTTAATTCCCATGGACCTGGTCAATGAGCTGTCCAAACTCCAGGATGAGATCCCTGCCTTTGGATTTGATCAGGTCAAAGAAACCATTGCCGCGGAATTCGGCAAACCATGGGATGCGGTGTTTCATTCCATGGATGAAATCCCGTTTGCCTGTGCATCCATCGGTCAGGTGCACCGGGCATCGGTCACGGGTGAGGACCGGCTGGCCGTCAAAATCCAGCGCCCGGGCATCAGAAAAATCATTGAAGCCGACCTGGAGATCATCCATCATCTGGCCGGCATCATGGAAAGAAACATCCAAGAAGTGGCGTTTTACCGGCCCGTGAAAATTGTGGAAGAATTTGCCAAAACCATGGAAAAAGAACTGGATTATACCATCGAGGCCGCCAGCATGGAACAGATGGCCCGCCAGTTCCGCCATGACAAAACCATCCACATACCCGGAGTCTTCCCATCAGTATCTTCTGAACGGGTGCTGGCCATGGAGTTCATCAACGGTATCAAGGCCAGTGATATCGATGCCATTGACCGGGCCGGTCTGGACCGGAAACGCATTACCCGGCGGGGCGCGGATTTCATCATGAAACAGGTGTTTGAGCATGGATTTTTCCATGCCGACCCCCACCCGGGAAATATCTTTATCATGGAAAACAACCGGATATGTCCCGTGGATTTCGGCATGACCGGTTTTCTGGACATAAGCACCCGGGAACTGTTTGTGGATATCATTCACGCGGTTGCCACACACAATGCCAGGCGGGCGGCCCGTGTCTTATGCGACCTGTGCGACTATGAAACCCACCCCGATATGATCCGGCTGGAAAAAGACGTGGCCCTGTTTATATCGGTTCATCTGACCAAATCCTTGAAAGACATCAAAACCAGTCGAATGGTCAACCAGTTCATCGGGCTTTGTACCCTCCACAGCCTGAGAATTCCGCCGGATCTGTTTTTGATGATGAAAGCATTTGTTTCCGTTGAAAACGTGGCCCGGAAACTGGACCCGGATTTCAATATGCTGGGGCATGCCGCGCCCTATGTCACCACGGCCCGGTTTTTAAAGTTTTCGCCGTCAAAACTGGCTGAAGAGATGATGGAACTTGCCAGGGAATCCTATAAACTGATTCAGCATCTACCCACAGATACCCTGGAAATATTGCGACTGGTCCGCCAGGGAAAAATGAAACTTCTCATTGACATTCAAGGGCTGGACAAACTGATCGTCCATCAGGACCAGACCAGCAACCGCATCTCGTTTTCCATTATTATTGCGGCGTTGATTTTAGGATCCGCCATTGTCATCAATTCCGATGTCCCGCCCATGTTGTTCGGGGTATCGGTCATCGGCATCGCCGGATTTCTGGCGGGCGGGATCATGGGGATCTGGCTTCTGGTGGCCATTGTCAAAAAAGGACGTTTATAAAATCGTGGGTCGGATTGTCATGATCCTTATGAGAATGTCGTAACCGGCCCTTTAACCCATTTAAGGAAATATTGCCATGAAAATCACCGACCCCGGAATCATTCAAACCGGAGAAAAAAACCTCATTGCAGCGGTACAAAAACATCTGGATTTAGAGACTGTCAAGAAAATTCTCATGGATCGCATGGCTGAAACCTCATTTGCATCCAAAGGAGGGCAGATCGTGGTGCACAACAACCAGATCGCCTTTCAGCTGGATTTTGATCTCAAATTAAGCGGCAGCCTTTTGTTTGACCGGCAGGGCAATTTCATCCCTGATACCTCGAAATCCGATGAAACCATGCCCGCCTCTTCCGCGTCTGAACAAAAAACCATGGATGATTTAAATGACGATGAAGATGATCTGGCACTTCTGCCGGATGACGACGATCTGGCGGAACCCACGCTTTCAGGTGAACCGGAAGCCGAACTGGACGATCTGGACGAGGACGATCTGGACGAGGATGACATTTTAGATGATGACATCGATGATATTTTAAAAGAAAGCCGTGAATTCTGGGACCAGAAAAAGGATGACTGAAAATGACAAACCCGGCTGCCGGAAAAAAATTTCCGGCAGCCGGGCTGTGTATCCATCATGTGTCATGCATACCAGCGGCATGCGTGAACTTAAAAATGATCTGTCAGATTATTAATACCGGTAAAGATCGGATTTATAAGGCCCGTTAACGGGAACACCTAAATAATCCGCCTGTTCCTGGGTCAATTCGGTCAGTTTCACGGACAGGTTCTTCAAATGCAGCCGGGCCACTTCCTCATCCAGTTCCTTGGGCAGTGTATACACTTTTTTCTCCAGTTTTTCAGACGCCAGTTTGATCTGGGCCAGGGTCTGGTTGGAGAAACTGTTGCTCATCACAAAACTGGGGTGTCCGGTGGCGCATCCCAGATTCACCAGCCGGCCTTCGGCCAGCACAATCACGGAACGTCCGGACTCCAGAACCCATTTGTCCACCTGGGGTTTGATTTTGATGCGTTCGGCCCTGGGGTTGTCTGTGAGATATGCCATTTCAATTTCATTGTCAAAATGACCGATATTGCAGATAATGGCCTCATCCTTCATTTCAGCGATATGTTCGCCCCGGATGACATGGTAATTTCCCGTGGCCGTGACAAACACATCCCCCCGGGTGGCGGCTTCTTCCATGGTCACCACTTCAAATCCTTCCATGGCGGCCTGCAACGCGCAGATGGGATCGATTTCCGTGACCAGAACAATGGCGCCGTATCCTTTCATGGAATCGGCACACCCCTTGCCCACGTCTCCATAACCCGCGATCACCACGGTTTTACCGGCCAGCATCACATCCGTGGCCCGCTTGATACCGTCGGCCAGGGATTCCCGGCACCCGTACAGGTTGTCGAACTTGGACTTGGTCACCGAATCATTGACATTGATGGCCGGAAACAGCAGTTCATTTTTAGCGGCCAGATGGTACAGACGATGAACACCCGTGGTGGTTTCTTCAGACACCCCGCGGATCTTGTCAGCGATCTTGGTCCATTTTTCCGGATCCTTGGCATGGGAAACTTTCAACCGGTCCAGAAGACAGCGTTCATCCTGGCTGTGGGTGGGCTGTTCCAGAATGGACGGATCTTTCTCCACTTTCACGCCCTGATGGATAAACAAGGTGGCGTCCCCGCCGTCATCCACAATCAGGTCCGGGCCGGAACCATCCGGCCAGAGCAGGGCCTGTTCCGTGCACCACCAGAACTCTTCCAGGGTTTCACCCTTCCAGGCAAACACGGCGGCCGTTCCTTTTTTGGCAATGGCGGCGGCCGCATGGTCCTGGGTGGAAAAAATATTGCAGGATGCCCACCGGATGTCGGCTCCCAGTTCATACAGGGTGTCGATGAGCATGGCCGTCTGGATGGTCATATGAAGACTGCCCATGATTTTCAGGCCCTTGAACGGTTTTTCAGGGCCGTATTTTTCCCGGATGGCCATCAGGCCCGGCATCTCTTTTTCAGACAATTGCATGTCCAGGATGCCTTCTTCGGCCAGGTTGATATCTTTGACCTTGTATTTCAATGAATGATCAAGATCAATATAAAATGGGGATTTGGCTTGCTGTAACATATGTTGTAAAACTCCTCTTTTTTTGTGTGTGTATTGCGAATGTTCGACGATCATCTGCATGGTTTTGAAAAAGATAAGGTGCCGGGATCCGGTGTGGACCGGATCCCGAACCAGCTTGTGATCAGATCGTAAATTAAATGCCGGCCAGTTCTTTGATCTGATCGGCTTTGTCGGTTCTTTCCCAGTAAAAATCAGGATCATGGCGGCCGAAATGTCCATAAGCCGCTGTTTTCCGGTAAATGGGACGTAACAGATCCAGGGTTTCAATAATGGCGGACGGTCTTAAATCAAACACCTCTTTGACAATATCCACGGCTTTTGATTCAGGAATTTTTCCGGTCCCCATGAAATCCACCATCAATGAGACGGGCTGGGCCACACCGATGGCATAGGCCACCTGTATTTCACATTTGTCGGCAATGCCGGATGCCACCAGATTTTTGGCCACATACCGTCCCATGTAGGAGGCACTTCTATCCACTTTGGAGGGATCTTTTCCGGAAAAACATCCGCCCCCATGGCTGCCCTGGCCCCCATAGGTATCCACGATAATTTTACGTCCCGTGAGCCCGCAGTCTCCCATGGGTCCGCCGATGACGAACCGGCCCGTGGGATTGACAAAAAACCGGGTATCCCCGTCCATCATCTCTTTGGGGATAATTTTCCGGATCACTTCCTTGATCACGGCGTCTTTCAATTCTTCATAAGTGACGTCATTGTTATGCTGGGTGGAGACCACCACAGCATCCACCCGCTGGGGTTTGCCGTTTTTATATTCAATGGTAACCTGAGATTTGCCGTCGGGCCGCAGAAAATCCAGGGCCCCGTTTTTCCGGACCTGGGTGAGCCGTTTGGTCAGTTTATGGGCATATAAAATCGGCATGGGCATGAGCTCTTCCGTCTCATTGGTGGCAAAACCGAACATGATGCCCTGGTCCCCGGCACCCTGTTCTTTATACAGGCCCGCGCCTTCATCCACACCCTGGGCAATGTCCACGGACTGCTGATCGATACTGGTCACAACGGAGCAGGTTTTCCAGTCAAATCCCATGGTGGAAGAGTTGTATCCGATTTCCCGGATGGTGCTTCGAACCACTTCCGGAATATCCACGTAACAGTCCGTGGTGATTTCGCCGGCCACCATGGCCAGGCCGGTGGTGACCAGAGTTTCACAGGCCACCCGGCAATGCTTGTCTTCCGCTATAATGGCATCCAGAATACCGTCGGATATGGCATCAGCCACTTTATCGGGATGACCTTCAGTCACGGACTCAGATGTAAACAGATATGATTTGTTGTCTGACATATTTCGCTCCTTGTTAAAAATTATTGGACAAACTGTGTCATGGGTTAATCCACAAATGTGATGATTGAAATCCTTTTATACCGAACCGAAACGCATTTGTCAATAGTTATCCAGGAATATATCAATATATGTTCATATTTTGCTGGGAACATAAAAACTCCTTGAATTCCTGGCCGCAATTTTCTATGCTCTGTATCAACCTGCCAATTTTTTAAACACCTGAGGAGAAAAATATGACAACCCAGCCATACAGCAAACGCATCACCGGCATCGGATCCGCATTGGTGGATATACTGATCAATGAATCCGATGATTTTTTAAAACACCTGGGCAAAGAAAAAGGCGGCATGACCCTGGTGGAATCCGCTGATATCAAAGCCATTCTGGCCAAAACCGACAAAACCCCGGCCATTGTGCCGGGCGGGGCCGCCTGCAACACGATTATCGGGATCGGCCGGCTGGGAGGCACAGCCCGGTTTATCGGCCGCCGGGGAGATGACAACTTCGGCACCCTGTTTGAAGATGCATTACGTTCCGCCCGGGTGGAGCCCGAACTGACCCTGTCCCCGTCTCCCACAGGCAGCGTGATCTCCGTGATCACCCCGGATGCCCAGCGGTCCATGTTCACCTATTTAGGCGCTTCCACGGAACTGGAACCCCACCGGATCACGGCATCGCTGTTTGCGGATACAGCCATCACCATGATCGAAGGATATCTGCTGTTCAATCCGGAACTCATGATGGCGGCGGTCCATGCAGCCAAAAAAGCCGGCGCCATGATCGCTCTGGATCTGGCCAGTTTTGAAGTGGTCCATGCCAGCCGGGAAATCCTGGATGACCTGATCAAAGACCATGTGGATATTCTGATTGCCAATGAGGACGAAGCCGAAGCCTTTACCGGTTACGCGGACGAGAAAAACGCGCTCAAGGCGTTATCGGCCCATGTCACTTACGGGGTGTTGAAACTGGGAAAACGGGGCAGCCTGATTTCATTTAACAACACCACCACCCGGATCGATGCCAGGACCGGGAAAGAGGCCAAAGACACCACGGGTGCCGGTGATTTGTGGGCTGCCGGGTTTCTTTTCGGTATTGCCAATGGATTTTCCATTGAAAAAAGCGGGCAGCTGGCATCTGCCTGCGGATACGAAGTCTGCCAGGTGATCGGGGCCCAGATCCCTGAAGAAGGATGGGAACGGATCCGTGCCCTGATCTGAGAATTGACAGTCGTCAGCCTGTTTAACCACGAAGACCACGAAGAAGTCCTTCCTTCGTGATCTTCGTGTTCTTCGTGGTTAAAAAAAATCAAATAATCAGGACTTTTCAAACACCCGCCTGAACACGTCACGGTAAACTTTTACAAAGGAAAAATCGATCCCTTCCTTGATGTGGTCCGGCAGTTTTTCAAATTCACTGCTGACCCCTTCAGGCAGAATGATCTCATGGATACCGGACCGCCGGGCTGCAATGATTTTTTCCTTGATCCCGCCCACGGGCAGCACCTTGCCGGTCAAAGTGATCTCACCGGTCATGGCCAGCGGACGGGGAATCTCCTGACCTCTGGCCAGAGAAACCAACGCCGTGGTAATGGTGATCCCGGCACTGGGCCCATCCTTGGGGGTGGCGCCTTCGGGCACATGCAGGTGAATGAACGCGTCATCAAAATATTCCGGGTCGATCCCGAACAACTTGGGATTGGCCCGCACATAAGACAGGGCAATGGTGGCGGACTCCTGCATCACATCCCCCAGCTTTCCCGTCAGTTTGATGCCCGATCCCTTGTTGTGCACCTTGACCGCCTCAATGGGCAGAGTCACTCCGCCCAGAGCGGTCCAGGCCAGGCCCGTGGCAATGCCCACCCCCTTCATCTGTTCTTCCTTTCTGAACACGGGGGGCCCCAAATATTCTTCCAGGGATTTAATGGTCACCCGGATCCGTTTTTTCTTTTCCTTGAGAATGGTGACAATGCTCTTGCGGATGATCTTGTTGAGCTGTTTTTCCAGCCCCCTCACCCCGGCCTCCCTGGCATAGCCTTCAACCAGATGCCGGATGGTGGGATCCGTGATGGTGATGGTGGTGGCCGCCACCTTGTTACGCTTGAGCAGTTTGGGCCACAGATGTTTTCTGGCGATCTCTATTTTTTCTTCAGTAATATACCCGGACAGATTGATGCGGTCCATGCGGTCCAGCAGCGGACTGGGAATGGTATCCAGGGTGTTGGCCGTACAGATGAACAACACCTTGGACAAGTCCATACGCAGATCCAGGTAATGATCTAAAAACTCGGCGTTCTGTTCCGGGTCCAGCACCTCCAGAAGCGCGGATGCCGGATCTCCCTGGTAAGAGGCCCCGATTTTGTCCACCTCATCGAGCATGATCACGGGATTGGCCACTTTGGAGTCTTTCAGGGCCTGGACCATCTTGCCGGGCATGGCCCCCACATAGGTTCTGCGGTGGCCCTTGATCTCGGCCTCATCCCGCATGCCGCCCAGGCTGAACCGGTAAAATTTTCTGCCCAACGCCTCGGCAATGGATTTGCCGATGGAGGTTTTGCCCACGCCGGGCGGCCCCACAAACAAAATAATGGAGCCGGACACATCTTTTTTATAGACGCCTGCGGCAAAAAATTCG
Above is a window of Desulfotignum balticum DSM 7044 DNA encoding:
- the metK gene encoding methionine adenosyltransferase, coding for MSDNKSYLFTSESVTEGHPDKVADAISDGILDAIIAEDKHCRVACETLVTTGLAMVAGEITTDCYVDIPEVVRSTIREIGYNSSTMGFDWKTCSVVTSIDQQSVDIAQGVDEGAGLYKEQGAGDQGIMFGFATNETEELMPMPILYAHKLTKRLTQVRKNGALDFLRPDGKSQVTIEYKNGKPQRVDAVVVSTQHNNDVTYEELKDAVIKEVIRKIIPKEMMDGDTRFFVNPTGRFVIGGPMGDCGLTGRKIIVDTYGGQGSHGGGCFSGKDPSKVDRSASYMGRYVAKNLVASGIADKCEIQVAYAIGVAQPVSLMVDFMGTGKIPESKAVDIVKEVFDLRPSAIIETLDLLRPIYRKTAAYGHFGRHDPDFYWERTDKADQIKELAGI
- a CDS encoding ABC1 kinase family protein, yielding MLSIKKIGTVGKRYRNLIRYRQIIGIILKYGFDNILGALDIDRYIESGLKLIPFYHPHERVEKLSRNQRIRMALEELGPTFVKMGQVLSSRPDLIPMDLVNELSKLQDEIPAFGFDQVKETIAAEFGKPWDAVFHSMDEIPFACASIGQVHRASVTGEDRLAVKIQRPGIRKIIEADLEIIHHLAGIMERNIQEVAFYRPVKIVEEFAKTMEKELDYTIEAASMEQMARQFRHDKTIHIPGVFPSVSSERVLAMEFINGIKASDIDAIDRAGLDRKRITRRGADFIMKQVFEHGFFHADPHPGNIFIMENNRICPVDFGMTGFLDISTRELFVDIIHAVATHNARRAARVLCDLCDYETHPDMIRLEKDVALFISVHLTKSLKDIKTSRMVNQFIGLCTLHSLRIPPDLFLMMKAFVSVENVARKLDPDFNMLGHAAPYVTTARFLKFSPSKLAEEMMELARESYKLIQHLPTDTLEILRLVRQGKMKLLIDIQGLDKLIVHQDQTSNRISFSIIIAALILGSAIVINSDVPPMLFGVSVIGIAGFLAGGIMGIWLLVAIVKKGRL
- the ahcY gene encoding adenosylhomocysteinase, yielding MLQQAKSPFYIDLDHSLKYKVKDINLAEEGILDMQLSEKEMPGLMAIREKYGPEKPFKGLKIMGSLHMTIQTAMLIDTLYELGADIRWASCNIFSTQDHAAAAIAKKGTAAVFAWKGETLEEFWWCTEQALLWPDGSGPDLIVDDGGDATLFIHQGVKVEKDPSILEQPTHSQDERCLLDRLKVSHAKDPEKWTKIADKIRGVSEETTTGVHRLYHLAAKNELLFPAINVNDSVTKSKFDNLYGCRESLADGIKRATDVMLAGKTVVIAGYGDVGKGCADSMKGYGAIVLVTEIDPICALQAAMEGFEVVTMEEAATRGDVFVTATGNYHVIRGEHIAEMKDEAIICNIGHFDNEIEMAYLTDNPRAERIKIKPQVDKWVLESGRSVIVLAEGRLVNLGCATGHPSFVMSNSFSNQTLAQIKLASEKLEKKVYTLPKELDEEVARLHLKNLSVKLTELTQEQADYLGVPVNGPYKSDLYRY
- a CDS encoding acyl-CoA dehydrogenase — translated: MAQLIADRRDVDFVLHEQIGQVDHEIFAEFNKKTVDLIVSEARNLAIKEILPTFKEGDEQGCILEKGKVTAPESFKRAWRLFCEGEWLAMCDDPEVGGQGMPKTVGTAALEYMVGANSAFMLYYGMTHGAAKLVEAFGDETQKRLYMKKMFAGVWGGTMLLTEPEAGSDVGALTTTAEKNPDGTYSIKGAKIFISAGEHDLCDNIIHPVLARIPGAPAGTRGISLFLVPKYRVNDDGSLGEFNNVVCTGLEKKMGIHGNATASLSLGDKGPCIGTLLGQENKGMPAMFKMMNEARAFVGLQGFAVASASYMYALDYARTRIQGRHLTAGKDPEAKNVPIIQHPDVKRQLLNMKACTEGMRSLHYYYAWCNDVVHTTDDAQVKADTAAMVEVLTPIVKGYVTDKALEVCSHGVQIYGGYGYISEYPVEQLMRDARIFMIYEGTNGIQAMDLLGRKLSMNGGKAFQYFIDRMKQTIEQFKDTEGVQDLSTKVSHAVSRLEALAKEIGARSRSEKVLNAYAFAHPFLEVTGDVTFAWMLLWRAGVAAPKLAKKTGTLDRNAVARTAGKNKDAAFYAGQMETARFFIHTLLPATYGKMDAILDGDPCVEHIQDLSFGSK
- a CDS encoding adenosine kinase, with translation MTTQPYSKRITGIGSALVDILINESDDFLKHLGKEKGGMTLVESADIKAILAKTDKTPAIVPGGAACNTIIGIGRLGGTARFIGRRGDDNFGTLFEDALRSARVEPELTLSPSPTGSVISVITPDAQRSMFTYLGASTELEPHRITASLFADTAITMIEGYLLFNPELMMAAVHAAKKAGAMIALDLASFEVVHASREILDDLIKDHVDILIANEDEAEAFTGYADEKNALKALSAHVTYGVLKLGKRGSLISFNNTTTRIDARTGKEAKDTTGAGDLWAAGFLFGIANGFSIEKSGQLASACGYEVCQVIGAQIPEEGWERIRALI
- the lon gene encoding endopeptidase La, yielding MTDDNRPITPEIVNSDGEETENTEKEQNTGGGQLVRQSHKPDILYLVPITGRPHLPAQVQPLVVSKKRWEPTLVKAVNESHNLLGLSYFSEVKGKYVYKEDFPEVGCVVRILNMVEVDGNIQFIAQGLERFKIKKFLSDKPPFVAQVEYFKPLEEDEDKLKAYAISIISSIKQLLSLNPLYSEELKQYLGRFSPDQPSPLTDFAAGITTASGDVLQEVLETESVIERMKHVLMLLQKEIEIAKLQTQIRKDLNTQVDENKRKFFLKEQLKAIQKELGIQKDDKTSDVDRFKERFAELDPPEHVVKRFDEEIEKLSVLETGSSEYGVTRNYLDWITSFPWGVYSKDNIDIDRAEKVLDRDHAGLADVKERIIEFFAAGVYKKDVSGSIILFVGPPGVGKTSIGKSIAEALGRKFYRFSLGGMRDEAEIKGHRRTYVGAMPGKMVQALKDSKVANPVIMLDEVDKIGASYQGDPASALLEVLDPEQNAEFLDHYLDLRMDLSKVLFICTANTLDTIPSPLLDRMDRINLSGYITEEKIEIARKHLWPKLLKRNKVAATTITITDPTIRHLVEGYAREAGVRGLEKQLNKIIRKSIVTILKEKKKRIRVTIKSLEEYLGPPVFRKEEQMKGVGIATGLAWTALGGVTLPIEAVKVHNKGSGIKLTGKLGDVMQESATIALSYVRANPKLFGIDPEYFDDAFIHLHVPEGATPKDGPSAGITITTALVSLARGQEIPRPLAMTGEITLTGKVLPVGGIKEKIIAARRSGIHEIILPEGVSSEFEKLPDHIKEGIDFSFVKVYRDVFRRVFEKS
- a CDS encoding phasin family protein; its protein translation is MFEYVKKSLLTGVGMALRSKSEIKELAEELAKSTQMSQAEAKEFLEECQHRYEDARVKLDRRMEETVEKILKRLDLPTRADIRDLNTRIDDLVKKIEARD